A part of Nesterenkonia lutea genomic DNA contains:
- a CDS encoding LacI family DNA-binding transcriptional regulator, giving the protein MTPPSTRPTMRDVAERAGVSPKTVSNVLTGTAQVREPTRLRVELAMRELDFVPNFSARGLRNGRTGVIGLALPDLRTAFSASITHAVVEAAHARGLVVQVEETAAEPAREHDLVTRARTHQIDGMILNPVRLQDSVVEHLDHLPPIVLIGEVEQHRTDRVFIDSRAAASEAVLHLVANGARRIVALGGAEAGAVSGKATVGQRLRGYLDALTESGLPRDASLEIEVPEWTITGGAAGMREILDRRVEFDAVLAFTDSIGLGALHELDQAGLSVPADVLICGFDDVEHARYAGTPLTTIGFDHVGYAGAALDLLATRVADRSLEPRAQTIPHELLVRASTAGPPAGSGRRNSPELV; this is encoded by the coding sequence ATGACGCCACCCAGCACCCGGCCCACCATGCGCGACGTCGCCGAGCGCGCAGGGGTGTCCCCGAAGACTGTGTCCAATGTCCTGACGGGCACCGCCCAGGTTCGGGAGCCCACGCGGCTGCGCGTGGAGCTGGCCATGCGAGAGCTCGACTTCGTCCCCAACTTCAGTGCTCGGGGGCTCCGCAATGGCAGGACCGGAGTCATCGGACTGGCGCTGCCCGACCTCCGGACGGCGTTCTCCGCCAGCATCACACATGCGGTGGTGGAGGCCGCCCATGCTCGTGGCCTGGTGGTGCAGGTGGAGGAGACGGCCGCCGAGCCCGCGCGCGAGCACGATCTCGTGACGCGTGCCCGTACGCACCAGATCGACGGCATGATCCTGAATCCTGTGCGTCTGCAGGACAGTGTGGTCGAGCACCTGGACCACCTGCCTCCGATCGTCCTGATCGGTGAGGTGGAACAGCACCGTACGGACCGGGTCTTCATCGACTCCAGAGCTGCGGCAAGCGAGGCGGTGCTTCACCTGGTTGCCAACGGGGCACGAAGAATCGTGGCGCTCGGTGGTGCCGAGGCCGGGGCCGTCTCGGGCAAAGCCACCGTGGGACAGCGGCTGCGCGGCTATCTGGACGCGCTGACTGAGTCCGGCCTGCCGCGGGACGCGTCCCTGGAGATCGAGGTCCCCGAGTGGACGATCACGGGCGGCGCTGCGGGAATGCGCGAGATCCTGGATCGGCGCGTCGAGTTCGACGCGGTGCTCGCCTTCACGGACTCCATAGGACTGGGAGCCCTGCACGAGCTGGATCAAGCGGGCCTCAGCGTTCCGGCTGACGTTCTGATCTGCGGATTCGACGACGTCGAACATGCTCGATATGCGGGAACACCATTGACCACCATCGGCTTCGATCATGTTGGCTATGCAGGGGCGGCGTTGGACCTGCTCGCCACACGTGTGGCTGATCGTTCCTTGGAGCCGCGAGCTCAGACGATTCCCCACGAGCTGCTCGTCCGAGCGAGCACGGCCGGCCCTCCCGCAGGAAGCGGAAGAAGGAATTCACCCGAACTGGTGTGA
- a CDS encoding extracellular solute-binding protein, whose product MIDTRINRRSVLAGGLAAAGMAALAGCTPAQSSQTTTLQFWHLLSGGDGVALQGLIDQVNASHSEFHVRPTVLAWGAPYYTKLSMAGAGGRAPELAVMHSSRVPGYVPGGLLDPWDLERLSALGVDESTFTEPVWSSSVVDGQLYSVALDAHPFIALYNTEICEEAGALDSDGRLLRPDNPEDFFEMCREIAGVTGAHGLSYGFIGDGMQMWRLFYTLYCQHGERMTFPEGGTVEVDEDAFIASLEFMHTLADGEITAERGTIDSAIAEFAAQRSGIHFTGVWELPAMQSAGVPVGATMIPPFFGEEAVYADSHSFVLPHQADPDEQAREYTYTVVADLLKNSLTWAEAGHIPAYLPITEKPEYAQLTPQSNYAAAADHLVYDPVAWFTGSGSNFVQQFGQIVGNPIVSGSGYEEALTRFRSYVNSLLAQPNPADPQGERS is encoded by the coding sequence ATGATCGACACACGCATCAACCGCCGCAGCGTCCTCGCCGGGGGTCTGGCAGCGGCAGGTATGGCAGCTCTCGCGGGCTGCACCCCGGCTCAGAGTTCACAGACGACCACCCTGCAGTTCTGGCACCTGCTCAGCGGCGGAGACGGCGTCGCGCTTCAGGGGCTGATCGACCAGGTCAATGCCTCGCACTCGGAATTCCATGTGCGTCCCACCGTGCTGGCATGGGGCGCCCCTTACTACACGAAGCTCTCGATGGCGGGAGCTGGCGGGCGGGCTCCTGAGCTTGCGGTCATGCACTCGTCTCGTGTTCCCGGCTACGTCCCCGGAGGACTGTTGGATCCTTGGGACCTCGAGCGGCTCAGCGCGCTGGGCGTGGATGAATCGACATTCACCGAACCCGTCTGGAGCTCGAGCGTCGTCGACGGTCAGCTCTACAGCGTTGCGCTGGATGCTCATCCGTTCATCGCCCTGTACAACACCGAGATCTGCGAAGAAGCCGGCGCCCTGGACTCGGATGGGCGGCTGCTGCGCCCGGACAATCCGGAGGACTTCTTCGAGATGTGCCGAGAGATCGCCGGGGTCACCGGAGCCCATGGGCTCTCCTACGGGTTCATCGGCGACGGAATGCAGATGTGGCGCCTCTTCTACACGCTCTACTGCCAGCACGGCGAGCGGATGACCTTTCCGGAAGGGGGCACGGTGGAGGTCGATGAGGATGCCTTCATCGCCTCGCTGGAGTTCATGCACACCCTGGCCGACGGCGAGATCACCGCGGAGCGCGGAACCATCGACTCCGCCATCGCCGAGTTTGCGGCCCAGCGCTCCGGCATCCATTTCACCGGAGTGTGGGAGCTGCCGGCCATGCAGTCTGCCGGAGTCCCGGTGGGGGCCACCATGATTCCACCCTTCTTCGGTGAGGAGGCCGTCTACGCGGACTCCCACTCCTTCGTGCTGCCCCATCAGGCGGATCCCGATGAACAGGCCCGCGAATACACCTACACGGTGGTGGCCGATCTGCTCAAGAATTCGCTGACCTGGGCCGAAGCCGGGCACATCCCGGCCTACCTGCCCATCACGGAGAAGCCTGAGTATGCGCAGCTGACGCCGCAGTCGAACTACGCGGCTGCTGCGGACCATCTCGTCTATGACCCGGTGGCCTGGTTCACCGGGTCCGGGTCGAACTTCGTCCAGCAGTTCGGCCAGATCGTCGGCAATCCAATCGTCTCGGGAAGCGGATATGAAGAGGCCTTGACGCGGTTCCGCAGCTATGTGAACAGTCTTCTCGCCCAACCCAATCCTGCTGATCCCCAGGGAGAACGGTCATGA
- a CDS encoding carbohydrate ABC transporter permease, whose amino-acid sequence MTDVMASRSAAGPEPEVTPGEDSGGRRTSPTRGQASRRGQLAAWAFLAPFMAAFLLFVIWPLIHGIVLSLTDQSLTGAGGSFIGFENYSEALSEPVMWSSIGNTVWFTVITTVPLVLLALIMALLVNTGLPGQWLWRLSFFMPFLLASTVISQIWVWIFNPEIGAANEILSAVGLEPIAWLQTANVDLISIAIATIWWTVGFNFLLYLAALQNIPDLQYEAAAVDGAGRWRQLFSITIPQLGPVTGVILVLQMLASLKLFDQAYQMMEGGSSETSRPIVQYIFEAGFVGYRFGYASAISYIFFVLILIVGIFQMVVLRHRKADS is encoded by the coding sequence ATGACAGACGTGATGGCAAGCCGCAGCGCTGCGGGGCCGGAGCCCGAGGTGACTCCCGGAGAGGACTCAGGGGGCCGCCGGACCTCGCCCACCCGCGGGCAGGCCAGCCGACGCGGGCAACTCGCAGCCTGGGCCTTCCTGGCTCCGTTCATGGCCGCCTTCCTGCTCTTTGTGATCTGGCCGCTGATCCACGGCATCGTCCTGTCACTGACGGACCAGTCGCTGACCGGGGCAGGCGGAAGCTTCATCGGCTTCGAGAACTATTCCGAGGCGCTCTCGGAGCCCGTCATGTGGAGCTCCATCGGGAACACTGTCTGGTTCACCGTCATCACAACGGTGCCGCTGGTGCTGCTGGCGCTGATCATGGCACTGCTGGTCAACACCGGGCTCCCGGGACAGTGGCTCTGGCGACTGTCCTTCTTCATGCCCTTCCTGCTGGCCTCCACGGTGATCTCGCAGATCTGGGTCTGGATCTTCAACCCGGAGATCGGCGCGGCGAACGAGATCCTCTCCGCGGTCGGACTCGAACCCATCGCCTGGCTGCAGACCGCGAACGTCGACCTGATCTCGATCGCCATTGCGACCATCTGGTGGACGGTGGGATTCAACTTCCTGCTCTACCTCGCGGCGCTGCAGAACATCCCCGACCTGCAGTATGAGGCTGCTGCGGTGGACGGCGCGGGGCGCTGGCGACAGCTGTTCTCGATCACCATTCCCCAGCTCGGACCGGTCACCGGAGTCATTCTGGTTCTGCAGATGCTGGCCTCGCTGAAGCTCTTCGACCAGGCCTACCAGATGATGGAGGGCGGCTCCTCGGAGACCTCCCGGCCCATCGTCCAGTACATCTTCGAGGCGGGCTTCGTCGGCTACAGGTTCGGCTATGCCTCTGCCATCTCCTATATCTTCTTCGTCCTGATCCTCATCGTCGGGATCTTCCAGATGGTCGTGCTCCGCCATCGAAAGGCAGACTCATGA
- a CDS encoding carbohydrate ABC transporter permease: MSSTVTATRTDAAPVDVAEVDVTNVRRTNRLPGEKPLGIARVLAFAALAFMALLWLLPVLWAIITSFKTEADAASGGLDLIGPSGFTTQAFEAILSQGNVYIWALNSLWTSAVITLITVTISALAAYAFSRLDFKGSRWIFLAIIASIIVPPQALIIPLYYQMLTFNMVDTYWGLILPQIVMAPIIFILKKFFDAVPVELEDAARVDGAGRLRVFFSVVLPLSRPILGAVSIFVFIQAWNNFLWPFLIINDTTLMTLPVGLQTVLSAYGVQYSQVMAQAVLAALPLVVVFLFYQRQIVKGVATTGFGGQ, from the coding sequence ATGAGTTCCACAGTCACCGCCACCAGGACCGATGCCGCGCCTGTCGACGTCGCAGAGGTCGACGTCACCAACGTCCGACGGACGAACCGGCTGCCCGGAGAGAAGCCGCTCGGCATCGCTCGGGTCCTGGCGTTCGCCGCGCTGGCATTCATGGCGCTGCTCTGGCTGCTCCCGGTCTTGTGGGCGATCATCACCTCCTTCAAGACCGAAGCCGATGCCGCCTCCGGGGGGCTGGATCTGATCGGGCCCAGCGGTTTCACCACCCAGGCCTTCGAGGCGATCCTCTCGCAGGGCAACGTATATATCTGGGCCCTCAACAGCCTCTGGACCTCAGCGGTGATCACGCTCATCACGGTGACGATCTCGGCGCTGGCCGCCTATGCGTTCTCCCGGCTCGATTTCAAAGGCAGTCGCTGGATCTTCCTGGCGATCATCGCCTCGATCATCGTGCCCCCGCAGGCGCTGATCATCCCGCTGTACTACCAGATGCTGACCTTCAACATGGTGGACACCTACTGGGGTCTGATCCTTCCGCAGATCGTGATGGCACCGATCATCTTCATCTTGAAGAAGTTCTTCGATGCGGTACCCGTGGAGCTTGAAGATGCCGCCCGGGTCGACGGCGCAGGGCGGCTGCGGGTGTTCTTCTCGGTGGTGCTCCCGCTCTCGCGACCGATCCTCGGGGCTGTCTCGATCTTCGTCTTCATCCAGGCGTGGAACAACTTCCTGTGGCCCTTCCTGATCATCAACGACACCACGCTGATGACGCTGCCGGTGGGGCTGCAAACCGTGCTGAGCGCCTACGGGGTGCAGTACTCCCAGGTCATGGCCCAGGCCGTGCTTGCGGCCCTTCCCCTGGTGGTCGTCTTCCTCTTCTATCAGCGTCAGATCGTCAAGGGGGTCGCCACCACCGGCTTCGGCGGACAGTGA
- the arfA gene encoding arabinosylfuranosidase ArfA: protein MSHARITLDRDFTIADVPARLFGSFVEHMGRCVYTGIYEPGHPEADDQGYRKDVMALAKELGATVVRYPGGNFVSGYNWEDGVGPRQDRPVRIDGAWHTIETNAFGLHEFVEWARRADMEVMEAINLGTRGVDEARALVEYANHPSGTYWSDLRRKNAAAMGTSEEPFGIKLWCLGNELDGPWQIGHKTAEEYGRLAQETAKAMKLVDPAIELVAVGSSNRRMPTFGSWEHTVLTHAYEEVDYISMHAYYQEHDGDAASFLAEAVDMDGFIEGVIATVDAVKAAGKHSKQIDISFDEWNVWYQEGLDTEDQPDQVAKGWNTHPRLIEDKYSVTDAVVVGTLMHSLLRHGDRVRIANQAQLVNVIAPIRSEEGGPAWRQTIFWPFARIAELATGEIMRLAVQADQVHTERYGDVDVVDAASTYDAEAGTVSLFVANRGLEEPAEVSLDLRGLAAKSILRAEVLRIPEGGDRHAANDLQTPEAVGLVPLDGIRLEESTEGAGVHLSLPALSWSVVQLKVG, encoded by the coding sequence ATGTCTCACGCACGTATCACCCTCGACCGCGACTTCACCATCGCTGATGTCCCTGCCCGCCTGTTCGGCTCCTTCGTGGAGCACATGGGTCGCTGCGTCTACACCGGGATCTACGAGCCCGGACACCCTGAGGCGGATGACCAGGGGTACCGCAAGGATGTGATGGCCCTGGCCAAGGAGCTCGGGGCCACTGTGGTGCGCTATCCCGGAGGCAATTTCGTCTCGGGCTACAACTGGGAGGACGGGGTCGGTCCGCGCCAGGACCGTCCCGTGCGGATCGACGGCGCCTGGCACACCATCGAGACCAACGCCTTCGGTCTGCATGAATTCGTCGAGTGGGCGAGGCGCGCGGACATGGAGGTCATGGAGGCGATCAACCTGGGCACGCGAGGGGTGGATGAGGCCCGCGCGCTGGTGGAGTACGCCAACCATCCCTCCGGGACCTACTGGTCTGATCTGCGACGCAAGAACGCCGCGGCGATGGGCACCAGTGAGGAGCCCTTCGGGATCAAGCTGTGGTGCCTGGGCAATGAACTGGACGGACCCTGGCAGATCGGGCACAAGACCGCCGAGGAGTACGGGAGGCTCGCGCAGGAGACCGCCAAGGCGATGAAGCTCGTCGATCCGGCTATCGAACTGGTCGCCGTCGGCTCCTCGAACCGGCGGATGCCGACCTTCGGCTCCTGGGAGCACACGGTGCTCACCCACGCCTATGAGGAGGTCGACTACATCTCCATGCATGCCTACTACCAGGAGCACGACGGCGACGCCGCCTCGTTCCTGGCCGAGGCGGTGGACATGGACGGCTTCATCGAAGGCGTGATCGCCACGGTCGATGCCGTCAAGGCGGCCGGCAAGCACTCGAAGCAGATCGACATCTCCTTTGACGAGTGGAACGTCTGGTACCAGGAGGGGCTCGACACCGAGGACCAGCCGGACCAGGTGGCCAAAGGGTGGAATACCCATCCGCGGCTCATCGAAGACAAGTACTCGGTCACGGACGCCGTCGTCGTGGGTACGCTGATGCATTCGCTGCTGCGCCATGGTGATCGCGTGCGGATCGCCAATCAGGCGCAGCTGGTGAACGTGATCGCTCCGATCCGCTCCGAGGAGGGCGGACCGGCTTGGCGGCAGACCATCTTCTGGCCCTTCGCGCGGATCGCGGAGCTGGCCACGGGGGAGATCATGCGGCTCGCAGTGCAGGCTGATCAGGTGCACACTGAACGCTACGGGGATGTGGACGTCGTCGACGCTGCGAGCACCTATGACGCGGAAGCGGGGACGGTGTCCCTCTTCGTCGCGAACCGAGGCCTCGAGGAGCCCGCCGAGGTATCCCTGGATCTGCGCGGACTGGCGGCGAAATCGATCCTCCGGGCAGAGGTTCTGCGAATTCCCGAAGGCGGAGACCGGCATGCCGCCAACGACCTCCAGACCCCGGAGGCCGTGGGGCTCGTGCCGTTGGACGGGATCCGGCTCGAGGAGTCCACTGAGGGTGCCGGAGTGCACCTGAGCCTGCCGGCGCTCTCGTGGTCGGTGGTGCAGCTGAAAGTAGGCTGA